A part of Gemmatimonas groenlandica genomic DNA contains:
- a CDS encoding sodium-dependent transporter, which translates to MSSSNSGSNEAWGSRIGLILAMAGNAVGLGNFLRFPRQAAANGGGSYMIAYFIALLLLGIPLMWIEWGVGRNGGRYRKGHLPGMFAALWKHPAAKYVGVVGMVVPLGVMIYYTYIESWTLAFAIFSATKDYWGITSQEGMIGYLRSFQGLTPAGGTEYHASYTPYAFFAFTMLINIYVLSKGISGGIEKLAKIGMPILFLFAIVLAGVVLTLPAQPGVGATPAQGLEFIYAPDFSRLGSPGIWLAAAGQIFFTLSVGMGSLQAYASYLSTKDDIALNGIATAATNETAEVVLGGSIAIPAAVTFFGVAGAMQIAQGGSFDLGFATMPVVFQQIDKTLPIGNLLGVMWFGLLFFAGITSSVSMLTPITAFFREEFGIAREKVAWTLGAICFCIGMLHVHWLGHGFLDEWDYWVGTFGLVLVAITEVIIFVWIFKPENAWKSIHMGADINIPKIFKFIMTYVTPIYLLVILTWWGKDEALPILLNQRSAGSSSPVSDVDMPYITISRGILVLFVIVFLFFIRTAWKKNGYDDRKGFVEIDTNRAES; encoded by the coding sequence TTGTCGTCATCCAACTCCGGCTCGAACGAAGCCTGGGGCAGTCGTATCGGTCTCATTCTCGCCATGGCGGGTAATGCGGTCGGCCTCGGCAACTTCCTGCGCTTTCCGCGTCAGGCTGCCGCCAATGGCGGCGGTTCGTACATGATCGCGTACTTCATCGCGTTGCTGCTGCTTGGCATCCCGCTCATGTGGATCGAGTGGGGCGTTGGGCGGAATGGCGGACGGTACCGCAAGGGTCATCTACCTGGCATGTTCGCCGCGCTGTGGAAACATCCAGCGGCAAAGTACGTGGGCGTCGTGGGCATGGTCGTGCCGCTCGGCGTCATGATCTATTACACGTACATCGAAAGTTGGACACTGGCGTTCGCCATCTTCTCGGCAACGAAAGACTATTGGGGGATCACTTCGCAGGAAGGCATGATCGGCTACCTGCGCTCGTTCCAAGGGCTTACGCCGGCGGGCGGCACGGAGTATCACGCGTCGTATACGCCGTACGCGTTTTTCGCGTTCACGATGCTGATCAACATCTACGTCCTGTCGAAGGGCATCTCGGGCGGGATCGAGAAGCTGGCTAAGATCGGCATGCCGATATTGTTTCTGTTTGCGATCGTGTTGGCGGGCGTGGTGTTGACGTTGCCGGCGCAGCCCGGAGTCGGTGCCACACCGGCGCAAGGCCTCGAGTTCATCTATGCGCCGGACTTCTCGCGCCTCGGTTCGCCGGGCATCTGGCTGGCCGCCGCGGGACAGATTTTCTTCACCCTGTCAGTGGGTATGGGTTCGCTGCAGGCGTACGCGTCGTATCTCTCGACCAAGGATGACATCGCGCTGAACGGTATTGCGACTGCGGCAACGAATGAGACGGCAGAAGTCGTGCTGGGCGGTTCGATCGCGATTCCCGCGGCCGTGACGTTCTTCGGTGTGGCGGGTGCGATGCAGATCGCGCAGGGCGGTTCGTTCGACCTCGGCTTCGCCACGATGCCGGTGGTGTTTCAGCAGATCGACAAGACACTCCCGATCGGCAATCTGCTCGGCGTGATGTGGTTCGGACTGCTGTTCTTCGCCGGCATCACGTCGTCGGTGTCGATGCTGACACCAATCACGGCCTTCTTCCGCGAAGAGTTCGGCATCGCGCGCGAGAAGGTGGCATGGACCCTTGGTGCCATTTGCTTCTGCATCGGTATGCTGCACGTGCACTGGCTCGGGCACGGCTTCCTGGACGAGTGGGACTACTGGGTCGGTACGTTCGGCTTGGTGCTTGTGGCCATCACCGAAGTCATCATCTTCGTGTGGATATTCAAGCCCGAAAACGCGTGGAAATCGATCCACATGGGCGCGGATATCAACATCCCGAAGATCTTCAAGTTCATCATGACCTACGTGACGCCGATTTACCTGCTCGTCATTCTTACGTGGTGGGGGAAGGACGAGGCGCTGCCGATCTTGTTGAACCAGCGCTCGGCGGGTAGTTCGAGCCCGGTCTCGGACGTCGACATGCCGTACATCACGATCTCGCGTGGCATCCTGGTGCTCTTCGTGATCGTCTTCCTGTTCTTCATCCGCACGGCGTGGAAGAAGAACGGCTACGACGACCGCAAGGGCTTCGTCGAGATCGACACCAACCGAGCGGAGTCCTGA
- a CDS encoding FAD-dependent oxidoreductase, which produces MLRPDSFPSHLAERITDHSAPSASASSGRFVIYWMRTAVRAHENPALDVALAAGQQLGVPVFVYHALSEKYPYASDRHHTFILEGARDVEAECAARDIGYAFHLERPGHRGPALRTLAARAALVVTETLPVAPLDWLTDALAEATTCPVWSVDTACVVPMPLVGKAHTRAFAFRDATAALRTARVSADWTDVTPHTPAFVPDDLPFEPLRLADADIAAMVAHCEIDHGIGPVPHTAGGTEAGYARWREFVRTGRLDRYAAKRNDASIDGVSRMSAYFHYGMVSTFRIVRECAARGGQGADKYLDELLVWRELAYAFCYWHDAPDTLDAVPAWARETLARHEPDTRTRHSWETLARSCTGDELWDTAQQSLRVHGELHNNVRMTWGKAIPMWSSNASESLERLIDLNHRYALDGRDPASYGGLLWCLGQFDRPFSPEVAVLGTVRPRRSDEHQQRMSFPAYRAHVSRSAGLSPRVTVIGAGISGLACARTLHDHGIAVTVLDKSRGVGGRMSTRREGTWQFDHGAPSIRLDDSRLLRFVESWIEDDVLREVAAGALVGVRGMNALAKHLARDLHVRTGVHVASMSRAGSGWAIADREGGQHDADIVLVATPAPQAAALLSTVEHANGAMGALAASLASVSMLPCWSTMVVFDGPPPTIVSEALVGGELRTDSPVVHRAWRQSSRPGRSSDEAWVVHSEGNWSAENVEAEPAVVATLVADALLAQLQIAGTVRHAAAHRWRYARVQTGLDDLCLFDAANGIGACGDWGAAGATTRSHPSVERAWLSGIALAGRVLGRATSRSRPVP; this is translated from the coding sequence GTGCTCCGACCCGACTCTTTTCCCAGCCACCTCGCCGAGCGGATTACCGACCACTCGGCTCCCTCTGCCTCCGCCTCCAGCGGTCGCTTCGTGATCTACTGGATGCGCACGGCCGTGCGCGCCCACGAGAACCCGGCGCTGGATGTCGCGCTGGCCGCCGGCCAACAACTCGGCGTGCCGGTCTTCGTGTATCACGCGCTCTCGGAGAAGTATCCTTACGCGTCGGACCGACACCATACGTTCATTCTCGAAGGTGCGCGTGACGTCGAGGCGGAGTGTGCGGCACGCGATATCGGCTACGCCTTTCACCTGGAACGCCCCGGACATCGGGGGCCGGCCCTCCGCACATTGGCCGCTCGCGCTGCGCTGGTGGTGACGGAGACGTTGCCGGTGGCTCCCTTGGACTGGCTCACCGATGCGCTCGCCGAGGCCACGACGTGTCCGGTGTGGAGCGTAGATACGGCCTGCGTGGTACCAATGCCGCTCGTGGGCAAAGCGCACACGCGCGCGTTTGCGTTTCGCGACGCGACCGCGGCACTGCGCACGGCACGGGTATCCGCCGACTGGACCGATGTGACTCCGCACACGCCCGCGTTCGTACCGGACGACCTGCCCTTCGAGCCACTCCGATTGGCCGACGCCGACATCGCCGCCATGGTTGCGCACTGCGAGATCGACCACGGCATCGGGCCGGTGCCGCATACGGCGGGTGGCACCGAGGCCGGCTACGCGCGCTGGCGTGAGTTCGTGCGCACGGGTCGTCTCGACCGCTACGCGGCCAAGCGCAACGACGCCAGCATCGACGGCGTGAGTCGCATGTCGGCGTACTTCCACTACGGCATGGTGTCCACGTTCCGCATCGTGCGGGAGTGTGCCGCGCGTGGGGGGCAAGGAGCCGACAAGTACCTCGATGAGCTGCTCGTGTGGCGCGAACTCGCCTACGCCTTCTGCTATTGGCACGATGCACCGGATACGCTCGACGCCGTTCCCGCCTGGGCGCGGGAGACGCTGGCACGACACGAGCCGGACACCCGCACGCGGCACTCGTGGGAGACGCTTGCGCGCAGCTGCACAGGCGACGAGTTGTGGGACACGGCACAGCAATCGCTACGCGTCCACGGCGAGTTGCACAACAACGTGCGTATGACGTGGGGCAAGGCGATTCCGATGTGGTCGTCAAATGCGTCGGAGTCGCTGGAACGCCTGATCGATCTGAACCATCGCTATGCGCTGGACGGGCGCGATCCTGCCAGTTACGGCGGACTGCTCTGGTGCCTTGGACAATTCGACCGACCGTTCTCGCCTGAAGTCGCGGTGCTTGGCACGGTTCGACCGCGGCGATCGGACGAGCACCAGCAGCGCATGAGCTTTCCGGCGTATCGTGCACACGTGAGCCGGTCGGCTGGCCTGTCACCACGCGTCACGGTGATCGGCGCGGGCATCTCCGGGCTCGCTTGTGCGCGCACGTTGCATGATCACGGCATCGCCGTGACCGTGCTGGATAAGAGTCGGGGCGTGGGCGGGCGGATGAGTACGCGGCGCGAAGGAACTTGGCAGTTCGACCACGGTGCGCCATCCATCCGACTCGACGATTCTCGACTGTTGCGCTTCGTGGAGTCATGGATCGAGGACGACGTGCTGCGTGAGGTCGCTGCGGGAGCGCTGGTCGGGGTGCGCGGAATGAATGCGTTGGCCAAGCATCTGGCGCGCGATCTGCACGTCCGTACCGGCGTGCACGTGGCGTCGATGTCCCGTGCGGGCTCAGGATGGGCCATCGCCGACCGCGAAGGGGGCCAGCACGACGCTGACATCGTCTTGGTGGCGACGCCGGCACCGCAAGCGGCCGCACTGCTGAGTACCGTCGAGCACGCGAACGGAGCCATGGGGGCACTCGCCGCGTCTCTCGCCAGCGTGAGCATGCTCCCCTGCTGGAGCACCATGGTGGTATTCGATGGGCCACCGCCCACGATCGTGAGCGAAGCACTCGTGGGTGGCGAACTGCGCACGGACTCGCCCGTCGTGCACCGCGCGTGGCGTCAGTCGTCGCGTCCAGGGCGAAGCAGCGACGAAGCCTGGGTAGTGCACAGCGAAGGCAACTGGAGTGCCGAGAACGTGGAGGCCGAACCGGCGGTTGTCGCGACACTCGTCGCGGACGCGTTACTCGCGCAATTGCAGATTGCGGGGACCGTACGTCATGCCGCGGCGCACCGCTGGCGCTACGCGCGCGTACAAACCGGACTCGACGACCTCTGTCTGTTCGACGCCGCGAACGGCATCGGCGCGTGCGGGGATTGGGGCGCCGCCGGCGCCACAACACGCTCTCACCCGTCGGTGGAGCGCGCGTGGCTAAGCGGAATTGCGCTGGCGGGGCGTGTGCTCGGTCGCGCTACTTCGCGATCCCGTCCGGTGCCTTGA
- a CDS encoding aldehyde dehydrogenase family protein: MATTTTPTGGTVREIFDAMSYGPAPEGDAIVRAWLAGHSNRFGHYIGGAFTHPVADQSFEVHDPSTGALLAHVAQGSAQDVDAAVAAARAALPAWQALDDHARARWMYAIARGIQKHARHFAVLESIDNGKPIRETRDIDIPLVARHFSYHAGWAQLLSAEFPGQHAYGVVGQVIPWNFPLLMLAWKVAPALAAGNTVVLKPAEFTPLTALRFAELMQEIGLPPGVFNLVTGDGRTGAAIVDHPDVDKIAFTGSTEVGRAIRVATAGSGKGLSLELGGKSPFVVFEDADLDSVVEGVVDAIWFNQGQVCCAGSRLLVQEGVADQLIAKLRDRMERLRIGSPLDKTVDMGAIVAPVQLARIKQLCAQGVEEGATCWQPSWATPAEGSFHPPTLFTNVAPSATIAQVEIFGPVLVSMTFRTPEEAVALANNTPFGLAASVWSENINLALDIAPKLKSGVVWINSTNLFDAGAGFGGYRESGFGREGGREGLGEYLKPVRSHEPAPSPVDAGAEPVVHAASDNAADTALTTSTLPAMDRTPKLFIGGKQARSDSGYSRRVLGAHGRVVGEVGDGNRKDVRNAVEAAHAGAGWSKLSGHQRSQILFYIAENLSARELEFAARLSAMTGASHLDATREVEASISRLFTYGAWADKHDGAVHDVPLRGVALAMHEPIGVVGVACPDPYPLLGLVSLIAPLLATGNRVVVVPSERYPLSATDFYSVLETSDVPAGVVNIVTGPRDALAKVLAEHDDVDALWYVGSRAGATAVEKASAANLKRTWTEWDGREWLDPRVGEGREFLRRAVQVKNIWIPYGE, encoded by the coding sequence ATGGCTACCACAACGACACCGACGGGCGGCACCGTCCGCGAGATCTTCGATGCGATGAGCTACGGTCCTGCGCCTGAAGGCGACGCGATCGTGCGAGCGTGGCTGGCGGGTCACAGCAACCGCTTTGGACACTACATCGGCGGGGCCTTCACCCACCCGGTTGCGGACCAGTCGTTCGAAGTACACGACCCGTCCACCGGCGCCCTCCTCGCCCACGTCGCGCAAGGGAGTGCGCAGGATGTCGATGCCGCCGTGGCGGCCGCGCGTGCGGCGTTGCCGGCGTGGCAGGCGCTCGACGACCACGCCCGCGCCCGGTGGATGTATGCCATCGCCCGCGGTATTCAGAAGCATGCGCGGCACTTCGCGGTGCTGGAGTCGATCGACAACGGGAAGCCGATTCGCGAAACGCGTGACATCGACATCCCGCTCGTCGCGCGGCACTTCTCCTACCACGCCGGTTGGGCGCAATTGCTGTCCGCGGAGTTCCCCGGCCAGCACGCGTACGGCGTCGTGGGACAGGTGATCCCTTGGAATTTCCCGCTGCTGATGCTGGCGTGGAAAGTCGCGCCGGCGCTCGCGGCGGGAAACACCGTCGTGCTCAAACCCGCCGAGTTCACGCCGCTCACCGCGTTGCGCTTCGCGGAGCTGATGCAGGAAATCGGCTTGCCTCCGGGCGTTTTCAATCTGGTCACTGGTGACGGCCGTACCGGTGCGGCGATTGTCGATCATCCCGATGTCGACAAGATCGCCTTCACGGGCAGCACCGAGGTCGGTCGCGCCATTCGCGTGGCCACGGCCGGCTCCGGCAAGGGCCTTTCCCTTGAATTGGGTGGGAAGAGCCCGTTCGTCGTGTTTGAAGACGCCGACCTGGATAGTGTCGTCGAAGGGGTGGTCGATGCGATCTGGTTCAATCAGGGCCAGGTGTGCTGCGCCGGATCGCGCCTGCTCGTGCAGGAGGGCGTGGCCGATCAGCTCATCGCGAAGCTGCGCGATCGTATGGAACGCCTCCGAATCGGATCGCCGCTCGACAAGACCGTCGACATGGGCGCGATCGTCGCCCCCGTGCAGCTCGCGCGCATCAAGCAATTGTGCGCGCAAGGTGTCGAAGAAGGCGCCACCTGCTGGCAGCCCTCGTGGGCCACGCCCGCCGAGGGCTCGTTCCATCCGCCCACGCTGTTTACGAACGTCGCGCCGTCGGCGACCATCGCGCAGGTCGAGATCTTTGGCCCGGTGCTGGTCAGCATGACGTTTCGTACGCCAGAAGAAGCCGTCGCGCTGGCGAACAACACGCCGTTCGGTCTCGCCGCAAGCGTTTGGAGTGAGAATATCAACCTCGCGCTCGACATTGCACCGAAGCTCAAGTCTGGCGTGGTGTGGATCAACAGCACCAATCTGTTCGACGCAGGGGCCGGCTTCGGCGGGTATCGCGAGTCTGGGTTTGGTCGCGAAGGTGGACGCGAGGGACTCGGCGAGTATCTGAAGCCGGTACGCTCGCACGAGCCCGCACCGTCGCCGGTCGATGCCGGCGCCGAGCCGGTGGTGCACGCCGCGAGCGACAATGCCGCTGACACTGCGCTGACGACATCAACACTACCCGCGATGGATCGGACGCCGAAGCTGTTCATTGGCGGCAAGCAGGCGCGAAGCGATTCGGGCTACTCGCGTCGAGTGCTCGGCGCCCACGGTCGCGTGGTTGGCGAGGTCGGCGACGGCAATCGCAAGGATGTGCGCAATGCAGTCGAGGCGGCGCACGCCGGCGCCGGATGGTCCAAGCTGTCCGGGCACCAGCGGTCGCAGATTCTGTTCTACATCGCAGAAAACTTGTCGGCCCGCGAACTCGAATTCGCCGCACGGCTCTCGGCGATGACGGGCGCGTCCCACTTGGACGCAACTCGCGAGGTCGAGGCGTCGATCTCCCGGTTGTTCACGTACGGTGCATGGGCCGACAAGCACGATGGCGCGGTGCATGACGTGCCACTGCGCGGCGTAGCGTTAGCGATGCACGAACCAATCGGCGTCGTCGGCGTGGCCTGTCCCGACCCATATCCGTTGCTCGGTCTCGTGTCGCTGATCGCCCCGCTGCTCGCTACCGGCAATCGCGTGGTCGTAGTACCGTCCGAGCGGTACCCGCTCTCCGCGACCGATTTTTACAGCGTGCTCGAAACCTCGGATGTGCCCGCTGGCGTGGTCAATATCGTCACCGGTCCGCGCGACGCGCTTGCCAAAGTGCTGGCAGAGCATGACGATGTGGATGCGCTGTGGTACGTTGGATCACGGGCCGGTGCGACCGCTGTGGAAAAGGCGTCGGCCGCCAATCTGAAACGCACCTGGACCGAATGGGACGGGCGCGAATGGCTCGATCCGCGGGTGGGCGAAGGACGTGAGTTCCTGCGGCGTGCCGTGCAGGTCAAGAACATCTGGATTCCATACGGCGAATAA
- a CDS encoding DUF502 domain-containing protein: MRRLLGYFARGLVLLAPLVVTVWVCWLVFTNVDGWLGLPIPGAGFVATIVLITVVGFLGSNLLTRSAVNLLEGLMGRLPFVRLLYGSTKDLLNAFVGEKRRFDKPVSLDLAPDGGVRLVGFVTQESLAHLGMSEYVAVYCPHSYNFSGQLHLVLATRVRALDVASADAMAFVVSGGVSGLVPAALSTGEYATVRTS, encoded by the coding sequence ATGAGACGGTTGCTCGGCTACTTTGCCCGTGGACTTGTGCTGCTGGCCCCTCTGGTCGTGACGGTCTGGGTCTGCTGGCTGGTGTTCACGAACGTGGACGGCTGGCTTGGCTTGCCCATTCCGGGCGCTGGATTTGTGGCGACGATCGTGCTGATCACCGTGGTCGGGTTCCTCGGGTCCAACCTGCTTACGCGATCGGCCGTGAACCTGCTGGAGGGGCTCATGGGGCGCCTGCCCTTCGTGCGCCTGCTCTACGGGTCAACGAAGGACCTGTTGAACGCGTTCGTGGGCGAGAAGCGCCGCTTCGACAAGCCGGTCTCGCTGGACCTCGCGCCTGATGGCGGTGTGCGGTTAGTAGGATTCGTGACGCAGGAGTCGTTGGCACACCTCGGCATGTCGGAGTACGTGGCCGTGTACTGCCCGCACTCGTACAATTTTTCCGGCCAATTGCATCTCGTGCTGGCGACGCGGGTGCGCGCACTCGACGTGGCGAGCGCCGATGCAATGGCTTTCGTGGTGTCCGGCGGCGTGTCCGGACTCGTCCCCGCGGCCCTTTCCACCGGCGAATACGCCACTGTCCGGACTTCTTGA
- a CDS encoding M3 family oligoendopeptidase, with translation MRPNSNIMIELPASPEAFRDAAWDDILPYYEQLATIHVDATTPVVESWLSTWSRLDTLVGEAGTLAMIAYTGNTADTAAETAYLRFSMEIFPKLEEQGVRLAKRLLDLGWSRDDLATTIRRFRTDIEIFREANVARFSQIEELSAGYQKITGGLSVDWDGTPKTIPQLQPFLKSADREERERAFRLGAEAYMVKRDEFADLFDNMYVLRDAVAKEAGFADYQRYCFAAKHRFDYTPEDTARFHDAVKKTVTPAVARLMEHRRASLGVDVLRPWDVTVDLNADEPLKPFGDVETFIDRAKTIFHRVDPELGTQFRIMADEQLLDLESRPGKAPGGYCTDLSFRGRPFIFMNAVGVPDDVQTLVHEAGHCFHDFATHSLPFTWQRRTGHEAAELASMSMELLAMPYFVAPDGYYTPDQARVAWLEHLEDVLGSLVHIASVDAFQAWIYTDPAGADRDARDAKWLEIRKEFESGVEWSGLERERVGRWYRQLHIFELPFYYIEYGLAQLGALQVFRNAVADAGDAVAAYKRFLKLGGTRPLPELYAAAGVKLVFDAETMAELVAFAEERIAALRAGADAPFRGVVPV, from the coding sequence ATGCGACCCAACTCCAACATCATGATCGAACTCCCGGCCTCTCCGGAGGCTTTCCGCGACGCTGCGTGGGACGACATCCTGCCGTATTACGAGCAGCTGGCCACGATCCACGTCGACGCAACGACGCCCGTCGTCGAGTCGTGGCTGAGCACGTGGTCGCGCCTCGATACGCTGGTTGGCGAGGCCGGCACGCTCGCGATGATTGCGTATACGGGGAACACCGCCGACACCGCCGCCGAGACGGCGTATCTGCGGTTCTCCATGGAGATCTTCCCGAAGCTGGAAGAGCAGGGGGTGCGCCTCGCCAAGCGGCTGCTCGATCTCGGTTGGTCGCGAGACGATTTGGCAACCACGATTCGGCGCTTCCGCACGGACATCGAGATTTTCCGCGAAGCCAATGTCGCGCGGTTCTCGCAGATCGAGGAACTGTCCGCTGGCTACCAAAAGATCACTGGAGGCTTGAGCGTCGACTGGGACGGCACGCCGAAAACGATTCCGCAGCTGCAGCCATTTCTCAAGTCGGCCGATCGCGAGGAGCGTGAACGAGCGTTTCGCCTCGGCGCTGAGGCGTACATGGTCAAGCGCGACGAATTCGCCGATCTGTTCGACAACATGTATGTGCTGCGCGATGCCGTCGCCAAAGAGGCCGGATTCGCCGACTATCAGCGATACTGCTTCGCTGCCAAGCATCGCTTTGACTACACGCCCGAAGACACCGCTCGCTTCCACGACGCGGTGAAGAAGACCGTCACACCGGCCGTCGCGCGCCTGATGGAACATCGTCGCGCATCGCTCGGCGTCGACGTGCTACGGCCGTGGGATGTCACCGTCGACCTCAATGCCGACGAGCCGCTCAAGCCATTCGGTGACGTCGAAACGTTCATCGATCGAGCCAAGACTATTTTTCATCGCGTCGATCCCGAACTCGGGACCCAGTTCCGGATCATGGCCGATGAGCAACTCCTCGATCTTGAGAGTCGGCCCGGCAAAGCACCGGGTGGCTACTGCACCGATCTCTCGTTCCGCGGTCGCCCCTTCATCTTCATGAATGCCGTTGGCGTGCCCGACGACGTCCAGACGCTCGTGCATGAAGCCGGACATTGCTTCCACGACTTCGCCACGCACTCGTTGCCGTTCACGTGGCAGCGGCGTACTGGACACGAGGCCGCCGAGCTCGCGTCGATGAGTATGGAGCTGCTGGCCATGCCCTACTTCGTGGCACCCGATGGGTACTACACGCCAGATCAGGCGCGAGTGGCGTGGCTGGAGCATCTCGAAGATGTGCTGGGAAGTCTGGTACACATCGCGAGCGTCGACGCCTTTCAGGCGTGGATCTACACCGACCCGGCGGGTGCCGACCGCGACGCGCGCGACGCGAAGTGGCTAGAGATCCGCAAGGAGTTCGAATCGGGGGTGGAGTGGTCTGGCCTGGAGCGTGAACGTGTGGGTCGTTGGTATCGTCAGCTCCACATCTTCGAGCTGCCGTTCTACTACATCGAGTACGGGCTGGCCCAGCTCGGTGCGCTTCAGGTGTTCCGCAACGCCGTGGCCGACGCCGGTGATGCCGTGGCGGCGTACAAGCGTTTCCTCAAGCTCGGCGGCACGCGACCACTGCCCGAGCTCTACGCCGCGGCCGGCGTGAAGCTCGTATTCGATGCCGAAACGATGGCAGAACTTGTGGCCTTTGCTGAGGAGCGAATCGCCGCATTGCGGGCTGGTGCCGATGCTCCGTTTCGTGGGGTGGTGCCTGTCTGA
- a CDS encoding metal-dependent hydrolase family protein encodes MLASTLSALTLSAHRAGAQPASAPAPPARPILLVPDGVFDGASDAVQRGWVVLVRGARIAAVGPAASVSVPADVERIPLAGTTLMPGMSDLHSHVLLHPYDETPWNDQVLRESLALRTARAVNHLKATLDAGFTVLRDLGTEGAEYADVGLKEAVDQGIIPGPRLFVTTKAIVATGSYGPKGFGVEIGVPQGAEEADGIDGVTRVVRDQIGHGADWIKIYADYRWGPRGEARPTFTNEEWAAIVRTSMSSGRPVVAHASTVEGMTRAIMAGVEDIEHGDMATPEVFALMKQRNVAFCPTLSATESTTRYRGWKKGVDPDPAGIVQKKAMFKAALASGVTICNGSDVGVFSHGTNALELELMVEYGMSPLAALKAATSVNARIMHRENDFGRVAPGLLADLIAVTGDPSKNIQALRAVQLVMKNGVVVRR; translated from the coding sequence ATGCTCGCGTCGACCCTGAGCGCCCTTACCCTGTCCGCCCACCGGGCGGGTGCACAGCCGGCGTCCGCACCGGCCCCGCCGGCAAGACCGATCCTTCTCGTCCCTGACGGGGTGTTCGATGGCGCGAGCGACGCTGTCCAGCGCGGTTGGGTGGTCCTCGTGCGCGGCGCCCGGATCGCGGCCGTAGGCCCGGCGGCGAGTGTCTCGGTACCGGCCGATGTCGAGCGCATTCCGTTGGCGGGCACCACGCTGATGCCGGGGATGAGCGATCTCCACAGTCATGTCCTGCTCCACCCCTACGACGAAACGCCCTGGAATGATCAGGTGTTGCGGGAGTCGCTGGCCTTGCGCACCGCACGCGCGGTCAATCATCTCAAGGCCACGCTCGACGCGGGCTTCACGGTGCTACGCGATCTCGGCACCGAAGGCGCCGAGTATGCCGATGTGGGACTGAAGGAGGCGGTGGATCAGGGCATCATTCCCGGACCGCGCCTTTTCGTGACGACAAAGGCGATTGTGGCGACGGGCTCGTACGGACCCAAAGGATTCGGCGTCGAGATCGGCGTGCCGCAGGGCGCCGAAGAGGCCGATGGTATCGACGGCGTGACGCGTGTCGTACGCGATCAGATCGGCCACGGTGCGGACTGGATCAAGATCTACGCCGACTATCGGTGGGGACCGCGCGGCGAGGCACGCCCCACGTTCACCAACGAAGAGTGGGCTGCCATCGTGCGCACGTCGATGTCGAGCGGACGTCCGGTCGTGGCGCACGCCAGCACGGTGGAAGGCATGACCCGCGCCATTATGGCGGGCGTGGAAGACATCGAGCACGGCGACATGGCGACTCCCGAAGTGTTCGCACTCATGAAGCAACGCAATGTCGCGTTCTGCCCCACGCTGTCGGCCACGGAAAGCACGACGCGCTATCGCGGGTGGAAGAAGGGCGTGGATCCGGATCCCGCCGGCATCGTACAGAAGAAGGCGATGTTCAAAGCCGCCCTGGCGTCGGGCGTAACGATCTGCAACGGCAGTGACGTCGGCGTCTTCTCGCATGGCACGAACGCGCTCGAGCTCGAGCTCATGGTGGAGTACGGCATGTCTCCGCTGGCCGCGCTCAAGGCCGCGACGAGTGTGAACGCCCGCATTATGCATCGTGAAAACGACTTCGGCCGTGTGGCGCCGGGACTGCTGGCCGACCTCATTGCCGTAACCGGCGACCCCAGCAAGAACATCCAGGCGCTCCGTGCGGTGCAGCTTGTCATGAAGAACGGAGTCGTCGTTCGTCGCTAA